In Scleropages formosus chromosome 10, fSclFor1.1, whole genome shotgun sequence, a single genomic region encodes these proteins:
- the LOC108941306 gene encoding protocadherin Fat 4 isoform X1: MCDFEIQQEFEILVKASNTGSSAYFSVIPVYVHITGVNEFTPMFTKRQYNFTISEQSPVGTRVGKVIATDYDLGLDGEVFYLLIGQSKMAGFRIDARSGEIFTARDLIQGHGQAVLQILAKNRGIINGTNIDETLVRINVLDANDPPKFYLALYSAEVSEDSAIGTSVNKVQADDEDSTVQWSHFFYSIQSGNTNRSFAIDPITGLIVVNSPLDREQWPIYNLTVIATDSASPPATGSTNVVVVVHDVNDNSPKLSSTESYVPENQPHGTIIAILNASDADLPPNQGPFMYRLMKPVPENGFSLTLNGVMSTTRPMDREDKPLYLVSVVIQDAGDPPLSSTATVQVKVLDENDSPSAPRNVYIEVKYHGSSFPGGFIGNVQPNDPDELDVFNCSIKNGPRNMFSFPFGNCELWSSPYKGEATYNITVEATDFVHPFVNNSVYVNYKGFTNASVNNCVLFFVSSSSFEEFLSFEYLKFVKALDSLFNLQASKTHVFGVKVLEGAILLLAAVKSYNGQYLSGEVATNISVAQKKLLEVQSNVKISHITSDPCSIKPCQNSATCTRSIYISQDFAVLESPAVIFVSPRQMEIFHCSCLIGFSGTRCEFDIDECNEDPCENAGTCINYPGGFSCQCMRGFTGLRCSSDIDECQNVPCHNGGTCANMPGKFHCHCRYGYEGEFCELLVDHCASSPCFQGTCTNVLTGYTCHCPFGVSGDNCEARSYGFEELSFMEYPSLDPRNNIISLELATVQPNSLLLYNHGSASSSEFLALEVVGGKVCLSYNLGNGVVRVKTQKKVADGLFHSITAKRTGKVASLQVDSCSDDEPSEFCFSQTEGIGNERTLDVGFSNMTFGGIKSIDAILLWPTQLTTHDFVGCVRNAKVNGIPLDFTRALASHNVLESCPRTAVLPCHIGVCLNGGVCRDHWSYYSCHCQDLFTGAHCETEIMTKNALKLTGQIYIEYVVKENYKRELHLANLVEGHGGNSAIIAQDSLMEIKLISTKPDGLLLSYWGKEKHTTLKVQARQMKDGKLVYYSGVERSAPLAETALEAALLDGHWHVVHLYGDSENFVLCLDGVPLMNTTNSIIFVERILLGGAGFSGCVEYFKYNGHILPFSGFSEVVDVHPSSMLSFTECTFEDECEHRACTEQNPASVPCPLKPCLNEGACRGAGVHNASCDCLQNFTGAFCEVCSHLMGNRSTCPEPHTGTPLWIIGIIIPTGLILLILALLITFRWQSAKMQSLVSAWMHRFPEKGKQGRENHAFRSDDGTGQDFDTGAEKERNIIGVEIQTSQTLGPVSHQCNEANPSLLEAGPGNSEPEYYDIDSTCSIFQSSTGMNLLCCEQGEQVHSIGGHPISSTVHHCHQDGAQGERQQGIKQDALYALNPNSEEREPWHTNETCIYIRKGPLKQSDSIPTPGEVRSQHFGRNTLVPDLVSPPLGLSVEELKRLNTPMDQPWDTNKCQVSHPPHRVDGTSSESETYSSFTCSEPDYKTEMSFICRRPRPLQELSLVACSSEKVEHRNGSTHSFLRGRNPLSENKMGVSGLCTGPTQHWERLLNLGLHFDTYAQVFEDIAALPSDLQQNSNMQSDEEEII, from the exons ATGTGTGATTTTGAAATACAACAAGAATTTGAGATATTGGTCAAGGCATCCAACACTGGAAGTTCTGCCTATTTTAGTGTGATACCTGTTTATGTCCACATCACAGGTGTTAATGAATTTACTCCCATGTTTACAAAACGACAGTATAACTTTACTATTTCTGAGCAATCACCTGTTGGAACAAGAGTTGGGAAAGTCATAGCTACAGATTATGATCTGGGTCTTGATGGAGAAGTGTTTTATTTGCTGATTGGCCAAAGTAAAATGGCTGGCTTTCGCATTGATGCGCGTAGTGGAGAAATATTCACAGCAAGAGATTTAATACAGGGCCACGGTCAGGCAGTTTTACAAATTCTGGCAAAGAACAGAGGTATAATTAATGGGACCAATATTGATGAAACCCTAGTCCGAATCAATGTGCTAGATGCAAATGATCCTCCTAAATTCTACTTAGCACTATATTCTGCAGAAGTAAGTGAAGATTCCGCCATAGGAACTTCAGTCAATAAAGTGCAAGCTGATGATGAAGATTCCACTGTACAGTGGAgccattttttttacagcatccAGAGTGGGAACACAAACAGATCCTTTGCTATTGATCCAATCACTGGGCTAATTGTTGTTAACTCCCCTTTAGACAGGGAGCAGTGGCCTATTTATAATCTAACTGTTATTGCCACTGACAGTGCATCCCCACCAGcaactggaagcacaaatgttGTTGTAGTTGTGCATGATGTAAACGACAATTCCCCAAAGTTAAGTTCCACTGAGAGTTATGTGCCAGAAAACCAACCACATGGCACAATTATTGCTATTCTAAATGCCTCTGATGCTGATCTCCCTCCAAATCAAGGGCCGTTCATGTATCGACTCATGAAACCTGTCCCTGAGAATGGTTTCTCTTTGACTCTCAATGGAGTAATGTCCACTACACGACCAATGGATCGTGAAGACAAGCCATTGTATTTGGTATCTGTAGTCATTCAGGATGCTGGGGATCCCCCCTTATCCTCCACAGCAACAGTTCAAGTCAAGGTTCTGGATGAAAATGACAGTCCCTCAGCTCCAAGAAATGTCTACATTGAGGTCAAGTATCATGGCAGCTCTTTCCCAGGAGGCTTCATTGGGAATGTCCAGCCTAATGATCCAGATGAATTGGATGTGTTCAACTGCAGCATCAAAAATGGACCCAGAAACATGTTTAGCTTCCCTTTTGGTAACTGTGAGTTATGGTCATCTCCATATAAAGGAGAGGCTACATATAACATCACAGTGGAAGCAACAGATTTTGTCCATCCTTTTGTTAACAACAGTGTATATGTCAACTACAAGGGTTTTACTAATGCCTCGGTTAACAActgtgttcttttctttgtttcttcatcCTCATTTGAGGagtttctttcttttgaatatttaaaatttgtaaaagCCCTTGATAGCCTTTTCAACCTCCAGGCTTCTAAAACCCATGTGTTTGGAGTGAAGGTTTTAGAAGGTGCCATTCTTCTTCTAGCAGCTGTTAAAAGCTACAATGGACAGTATCTTAGTGGGGAAGTGGCTACTAACATTTCTGTTGCCCAAAAGAAACTGTTGGAGGTGCAGAGTAATGTGAAAATCTCACATATTACCAGTGATCCTTGTTCTATAAAGCCTTGCCAGAATAGTGCCACTTGTACCAGAAGTATCTATATCAGCCAGGACTTTGCAGTGCTGGAGAGTCCAGCAGTCATATTTGTTTCCCCAAGACAGATGGAAATATTTCACTGCTCTTGCTTGATCGGCTTTTCTGGCACAAGGTGTGAGTTTGACATTGATGAGTGTAATGAAGATCCATGTGAGAATGCAGGGACATGCATAAACTACCCTGGGGGTTTTTCCTGCCAGTGCATGAGAGGGTTTACAGGACTGCGATGTTCATCTGATATAGATGAATGTCAAAACGTCCCCTGTCACAATGGAGGAACTTGTGCTAACATGCCAGGGAAGTTTCACTGCCACTGTCGTTATGGATATGAAG GGGAGTTCTGTGAGCTGCTGGTAGACCATTGCGCATCATCTCCTTGCTTCCAGGGCACCTGCACTAATGTTCTCACTGGATATACTTGTCATTGTCCTTTTG gtgtAAGTGGAGACAACTGTGAAGCGCGCAGTTATGGCTTTGAGGAGCTGTCTTTCATGGAATATCCTTCTCTGGATCCCAGAAACAATATTATTTCACTTGAACTAGCTACAGTGCAGCCAAACTCTCTGCTGTTGTACAACCATGGGAGTGCATCAAGTTCTGAGTTTTTGGCCTTGGAAGTTGTTGGTGGGAAAGTATGCCTCTCATATAACCTTGGGAATGGCGTAGTGAGGGTGAAAACACAGAAGAAGGTAGCTGATGGGCTGTTTCACAGCATCACTGCCAAAAGGACAGGGAAG GTTGCCTCTCTGCAAGTGGACAGCTGCTCTGATGACGAACCCAGTGAATTCTGCTTCTCTCAGACTGAAGGAATTGGCAATGAAAG AACTCTTGATGTTGGCTTCAGCAACATGACATTTGGCGGAATCAAGTCTATTGATGCCATTTTGCTGTGGCCCACTCAGCTTACAACCCATGACTTTGTTGGATGTGTGAGAAATGCCAAAGTGAATGGCATACCTCTGGACTTCACACGAGCCCTAGCATCCCATAATGTACTTGAAAG CTGCCCTCGCACTGCTGTCTTACCCTGTCACATTGGTGTGTGTCTAAATGGAGGAGTGTGTCGTGACCACTGGAGCTATTATTCCTGCCATTGCCAGGACCTCTTCACTGGAGCTCATTGTGAAACag aGATTATGACAAAAAATGCGTTGAAACTCACCGGGCAGATCTATATTGAGTATGTCGTTAAGGAAAACTACAAGAGAGAGCTGCATCTTGCAAACCTTGTGGAGGGTCATGGTGGAAATTCTGCGATAATAGCCCAAGACTCTCTCATGGAAATAAAACTAATAAGCACAAAGCCTGATGGACTCTTACTGTCCTACtggggaaaagaaaagcatACAACACTTAAGGTACAAGCTAGGCAG ATGAAGGATGGGAAGCTTGTTTACTACTCTGGAGTCGAAAGATCGGCCCCTCTGGCAGAGACGGCTCTAGAAGCTGCGCTGTTGGATGGTCACTGGCATGTTGTCCATCTCTATGGAGACAGTGAGAATTTTGTCCTCTGTCTGGATGGAGTCCCCCTCATGAATACCACTAACTCCATCATCTTTGTGGAAAGGATTCTCCTGGGTGGGG CAGGATTCTCTGGATGTGTTGAGTATTTTAAGTACAACGGACACATTTTGCCATTCAGTGGGTTCAGCGAGGTTGTGGATGTTCATCCCAGCTCTATGCTGTCCTTTACGGAGTGTACATTTGAAGATGAGTGTGAACACCGTGCTTGTACAGAACAGAATCCTGCCTCAGTGCCATGCCCCTTGAAGCCGTGCCTCAATGAAGGTGCCTGTCGTGGTGCTGGTGTACACAATGCCTCCTGCGACTGCCTGCAGAACTTTACTGGGGCCTTCTGCGAAGTGTGTTCTCATTTGATGGGCAATCGCTCAACCTGCCCTGAGCCTCACACTGGGACTCCCCTATGGATCATTGGTATCATTATTCCTACAGGCCTCATCCTTCTTATCCTGGCCTTACTTATCACTTTCAGATGGCAAAGTGCAAAGATGCAAAGCTTGGTGTCAGCTTGGATGCACAGATTCCCAGAGAAGGGAAAACAGGGTAGAGAGAATCATGCTTTTCGGTCTGATGATGGTACCGGACAGGATTTTGACACTGGAGCAGAGAAGGAGCGTAACATCATCGGGGTTGAGATACAAACCAGTCAGACCTTGGGTCCTGTCAGTCACCAGTGCAATGAAGCCAACCCAAGCCTTTTAGAGGCTGGTCCAGGAAACAGTGAGCCAGAGTACTACGACATTGACAGCACCTGCAGCATCTTTCAGTCCAGTACAGGTATGAACCTTCTGTGCTGTGAACAGGGGGAGCAGGTTCACAGTATAGGAGGCCATCCCATCTCATCAACAGTGCATCATTGCCATCAAGATGGGGCCCAGGGGGAAAGACAACAAGGCATCAAGCAGGATGCCCTGTATGCTTTAAATCCAAATAGTGAAGAACGGGAACCTTGGCACACAAACGAAACCTGCATCTACATCAGAAAGGGCCCTTTAAAGCAGTCAGATTCCATACCGACACCAGGTGAAGTGCGTTCCCAGCATTTTGGGAGAAACACCCTGGTTCCAGACCTAGTGAGCCCCCCTCTGGGGCTCTCTGTGGAGGAGCTCAAAAGACTGAACACTCCCATGGACCAGCCGTGGGATACCAACAAGTGTCAAGTGTCACATCCTCCACACAGAGTGGATGGCACTTCCTCTGAGAGTGAGACTTACAGCAGCTTCACATGCTCAGAACCTGACTACAAGACGGAAATGAGCTTTATCTGTAGACGCCCTCGCCCACTTCAGGAGTTGAGCCTGGTGGCCTGCAGTTCAGAAAAAGTGGAGCACAGAAATGGAAGCACACACTCCTTCCTAAGAGGAAGGAATCCACTCAGCGAGAACAAGATGGGGGTGAGTGGCCTCTGCACAGGTCCCACACAGCACTGGGAGAGACTGTTAAACTTGGGTCTGCATTTTGACACCTATGCCCAGGTGTTTGAGGACATTGCAGCTCTGCCCTCAGACCTTCAGCAAAATTCAAACATGCAGAGTGATGAAGAAGAAATCATATGA